In the genome of Carya illinoinensis cultivar Pawnee chromosome 13, C.illinoinensisPawnee_v1, whole genome shotgun sequence, the window ctcactctctctccctctctctccctttctctctctgagACACTCACCTGGGATTGTCCCTCTGCAAGCGTAGACATTGTACAAACTTGAACGTGGATGCATGCTGGTGATGATTTCCTCTTTCCTCCTCAAAGAAAAAGTGAGAACCAAAGTCTTGGAACCAAGAGTCTATTTCCTATTTATTAAAGACTCAATCCTCCTTACATAGTTCAGATTCAGATCAAGTAAGTCGCACtctgatttttctttcattttcttgacCTTCAATGTCCGTTCCTCCTTTTATGTCTTGCTTTTACTTTCGGGGCCCACTTGAGGGGATTCATGATAAGAACACTGAGTTTCttttttgaagattttcattcttaatttatgaggattttTTGGGCTTCGATAAGAACACTGATTTTCTTGCATGCAGAcactttcctttatttttcttgtttttctaatttttatcacCTTCTCGGGTTTTGGTGCGGTAATGCGATGATCTTGTTTGGTATTATTAGTTATTTGATTTTATGGTAATTAGAAGTATTGTTTTTTCCATCCTAATATTCCAGTGCACtggttttttaatttcttgaatACAAGGCAAATTAATCTGCGCATTTAAGGGGAGCAATTTGTGGGTCTTTTTGGGCTTGAGTAGCGAGTTTTGGGTTtccgaggaaaaaaaaaagaatagtgGGTTTAGGGTTTCGAAGGGATTGGTCATTGAAGGCTAGAACTATGCCCTTTACTTTTGCATGCAACAGATTCATCACCTTTTCTTCTGAGAATGAGTATGGGTAAGGGGATTCACTATCTATGGGTCGTCTGAATATGTTTTGGCTGTTAACACTGCGAATTTTTTGGAAGGCTCAAGATTTTTGGGGTGAGTTTTAGGGGATTTTAAATGTTGAATGTattgattttctatttttttattcctttaatAGGTTCAGGGTTATATAAATTATCCGGTGAAATGGATGCTATAGCTGTGCTCCATGCATGCCTACATATGCTTTTGCACGAAATATATCATGGATTTATACTTGCAAGAAAATTTCAGTAAAGATTTCTATCCATTATTCACTTGTCTTTGAagtattttgaaatatatttagagTATATTTTGCATGTGATCTAGTTATTTGAACGTTTTTAGATAATCTGAGTTCTGATGAATGCTGGGTGGATTGTACTTTCGATTAGGATTTTCAGGTTTCTGATAAATGGGACAGTATTGAAGATTGGTTCAGCAGTTTTCTGAGATAAGTTTGAGAGTCTTTATAGTTGTTGCTATAGACATTTGAGTTTGGGATTGGAATGATTATATTAACTGAGAGTTAGCGGATGGGGAAAGAGACAATGGGGTCTCAAGGTGTTGGAGATAGTAATGGAAAACAGTCGGAATTCCAGCCATTGGTGCGGCAAAACTCAATGTACAGTCTTACACTCGATGAGGTTCAAAATCAGTTAGGTGACTTGGGGAAGCCCCTTAGCAGCATGAACCTTGACGAGCTTCTAAAAAATGTTTGGACTGCTGAGGCCAACCAGTCCACAGTTATGGACATTGAGGGCACAGCACAGGCCAATCAAACTGTGCTGCAGCATCAGGCTAGCCTGTCATTAACTAGTGCTCTGAGCAAGAAGACAGTGGATGAGGTTTGGAGAGATATTCAGCAAAGTAAAAATAACGAGGAAAAGAAGTCTCGGGAGCGGCAGCCTACTTTGGGAGAGATGACATTGGAGGATTTCTTGGTGAAAGCAGGAGTTGTGGCTGAAACATCTTCAGAGAAAAAAGGTGCTGGTCCTGTTGTGGTTGATCAGAATGTAGCCCCACAGTTTCCACAGCAAGGTCAGTGGATGCAGTATCCACCACAACAATATCAGCATCCACAACAAGGTATGATGGGGGTTTACATGCCCAGCCAGCCTATACCACAGCCACTGCTCATTGGGGCTGGTGCTGTGATGGATGCTGCATATCCGGAGAATCAGGTAGCATTATCTTCACCTTTGATGGGAACCATGTCGGACCCACAGATGCCTGGTAGGAAAAGAGGCATCCCAGAGGACATGATTGAGAGGACTGTTGAGAGAAGGCAGAAGAGGATGATCAAGAACCGAGAATCTGCTGCCCGTTCACGAGCAAGGAAGCAGGTTGGCTCTCAAAAGTCAAATTCCTTGAATTATTTCTTTGCCTTTTCCAGTTTTTTATTGTGTTGATTTTCCAATGACCTGAAAGATAACAATGTAAATAGGCTTACACTAATGAACTGGAGCACAAAGTTTCACGTCTGGAAGAGGAAAATGAACTGCTCCGGAAACGGAAGGTTAGGTTCTTCATTTGAGATATTGAGCtattgtttgttttgattttcttttctacCTTACTGTGTCAAAAGCGTGTCTTTTCTACTGatgattgaaagaaaattaGGATTTTTCGAAGCATTGATATGTGGTACAGTTTGTGGGTATGTCTGATGCATGTTAAGATTACAACTATAAATGAGTACTACACATTATGGCAGAGAGATGATagcaattaaaaatataatgttttatatataataacattctGTTATACCGTTAAACATGATAGAGTCATTTTGTATTAGTTTAATCATTcaagtatttttcttatttatatgttaacaaaaatataataaacccTTCATGCGTCCCTGTTATAATTGTAGGCTAATTTATGCTGAAAAAAAGGTCATATCCAAACATTGAAGGTCTATCTGATACTCATTCAAAAATACCCTAGCAGTGTCAGATATGCTATTGAAGTGGAAGATTCTTATTTTCTATCTTTAGATTCATCGATGGTGTACCCTACACATACTGGAAAGTTTTATATCATATTCAGATTTACGTACTGCTTAGTCATAGATCATCTTACAAGCAGTTCCTATTGAATTTCTTGTCTTGAAGATGAGAgacactatttatttattttttacacaaatctttttacttaaaaaaacaaTTGTTTTTAGACAAGGCTCAGTAAGCAACAGACAAGGGCATTTTTTCCTTCAGCAGATTAAACAGTTTCATCTACATGGCTGTTTAACACCCACTCAGGCATGCTATCTCTGTGTTAGAGACCTAATTTACTACTCCATTTTGGAACTGGgtggattattttttaaacaccaATAGCTTGGTAgagatgagaaattttaatatgaGTGTTGGAGGATCAATTGGCTAGTTAGAAATGACTGAAATTTTTAGTCATGGTTCTTTGGACTAAACCATTTTGTAAGATCAATGGgctagattttcatattttcttgtttctagcTCTTCCTCTTAACTAGGAGTTACCTATGGTATACTTCCTGTATagcttgggctatgcctattcctaATGACAATTGTCCATATATGCAGGGGCACAGAGGGGCCTTGGCACCCCTATCTCtccaaaattttgaagaaaaagtttaTAGGAggttttaataattttctcaCATTGCTCCCCCTAAAATCAGTTCCacccaacaaaagaaaaatcaaatccCTAAAAAAACTGCTTACTGGCTTCgtgcatatatgtatatagtatcATGTCACAGGTGGATTTTTTTATCACTCAATTTTCAGTTGGAAATTTGATGATGTATTCTTACCtgtccgaaaaaaaaaaaaaaaaaaaaaaagaattgatgaTGTATTCAGTTTTTGGCATCATAACTCCACAAGTTTTGGGAGACTGGTCAACTTATTGTTGTTTATAACTCTAAACCTGTTAGGGACTTTGTTATATTggcatttacttataaaaaaaaaaaaaaaagattttgttaCATTGGCTTATCAGTTAGCTATTACAATGGGAAGTAGCCGTCTTGTTGTTCGGCTCATGATTTACTTGACATGAACCTGTGGAAGACAATATCCTCCTTTTAATTCTTCTGAAGGACAACCTTAATTtctatttcaaaatataatttaaagaatCTGTCATACTCATGAATAAAGGAAAAAGGGCAATTGtggtggttttatttattttattctttctcggCAGTGTGGTAAGTTTATGAGTCTGGTTTTGTTCAACAAAATTCAGAACCAAGCTGATATTGCGTTTAACTTTGAACTCATGTAAGCATATTTCAAAGATCTGAAATGGTGTAAACATTTTTCGAATtatagtagatatatatatctatataattacTCTAGAAGGTATATCAAATTTAGATTAGCAAACACCAGATATCCTAAATTCTTGAGAAGCGAAGAAAACATTCATGTGTATGACTTTGTAGCTCTAGTCCAGGGTTTTGAACACAAGGGCTTTTTTCGGTGGATAGGTATACTTATGTTTCTCCTTTTTGATGAGGAAACCATCTCTATTAGAAATTAAAGTAAAGGGACTATGAAACTGCACTGCTATGAAGTTATAAGCATTGTAACAAaggtttttcttaaaattacaGTAAATTTGAAATCCAAAAGATCTAGGACAAAGAATGGGAATACAATCATCAACAGATCCAGTCAAAAGGTGATTGCAGGAAAAAAACTTTGGACTTAAATAAACTGTAGCCAACTGGTTTTCTGAATTTGACAAACTGCACTTTCTGTGGTTGGCTAGTTGATTCTGATTTCAGTTTCCCTTATGCTTACTTGAGTTGAATACCTTTATGCAATTGGCTAACGCGATCAGaaatatgataatataatacctgaaaataaaaatttggtcTATGATCTGAATGTTAGATTCCAATTTTGTTCCTGGAttattgattttgtttgaaaagtcCCATAGCtactaggggtgctacctgcCCATGTGGGGAAGGGGGGGGCCTTCCCTCACCGGGGTTTGCCTCCCTGGAATCCGCCCTCGCACACCGGGGGCGGGGGTGGACCACCGTCTGCCCCTCCTTTCGGCTGTGACCcaaccagaaaaaaaaatatatatatatctcaaatCCATAACAAAATCCACATTCCACAACAACAAAAATCCTTCGCAAACAACCAattggaaagagagagagggagagagggtctGACAGAAGGAGGAGATACCAAGGGGAAGAATGAaaagaagaggagagagagagagagggttaggTTTAACTTAACCCCCTGTttcttcctattttttttttaaataaattcattaCAAAAATGACGTACGATTTTTAAAgatttacataattatatagtaatttgGACTGGGCTCAGGCCTGGGGTGCAGGGTGTGAAGGGGGGCGAGCTTGAGCCCAGACTGCCCCCCACCCCCCGCTGGGTTTTCTGCCTGCAGGCGGGGTTGCCCACGCTGCCCAGGTGGGGCAGGGGAGGTGGACACCGCCCCCCGCCACTCCTAATGGCTACTCTTACCATGTCTTGTTGTTATTATGGGAACAAAAGTTGCTGATCTAGTGGTCATGTTTTGTGCACGTTTTTATTATGTAGACATGGCACATTATGCCACATGCTGATCTCACAGCATTTGGCATCAATTTTCCATATCAGATGTGCTCAATTTCTTTGCTGGCTGCTTGGCTGTTATTAAGCCCACATCCTGCTAGCCTTTAATGTTTTATCATCGTGTTTTGGGTAGTTGAGAAATGATGTCATTGGTTTGGTGGGTGTCTATCAAAGGCAGCCTGCCTTCTACTTTTATGAATTGTTTTTGGATCATTCAtttgtaaaattgtaatttAAGGGATTCTCTAGTAGCATACTTTAgttattgcctttttttttttttttaaaaaaaaaaaatgaaatctagttgtggaaagaacaagagaaaaaaaataagttgaaaCCTTTCAATGTGTTCTGCTAGGTGACTTCTGGGCTTTATGATCTTCTGTACCCAATTTACTCTTACGGAGTTGCTGCTCTTATATGTCATATCATCACaaagtaattaaatattagttattctcatattttctattttaccctTTCGCAGGTCACTCTGTCGAAAGGAAATTTACCTAAGACTGCCTTATCAATGATATTAGTTATAATACATTAGGTTTTTCATTCTAGCCCAATTTGATCTGAGAATgtattaaactatttttttttttttatacatgggGAGGGTGGATTTGACCCTTGGTTCTCTTAGTGAGAAACCAAGATGTTGCCAATTGATCCAAAGGATCTTAATAGGGTTACATTTAATTGGGCAGCAATGGTCAAATAGGATTTATTTCGATCCATACCTTTCTGAATCCAGTCTAAAGTTATGTGCTTCCTAGAACATTATTTGGGGTGTATACCTTTAAGAAAAAGATTGAAGTTACTCTTTGGGGGACAatttcttcttccctttcttctttctttagtTTGTTGCATCTTCCTGAGGCTTCTTATcccccataaaaaaaaaaaaaaaaaaagagaagaaaagccGGTGTCATCATGACATGTTGCTGTGATTAGGGGTGTTTTCTGGGTTGATTAATTATGATTGTCATGCCTGTCGGAGACTCAGTTTGatactttctttttcctcaacAATGGAGTACTCATGAAAGTGATGAGTAACTTTGGTCCTCGTCTTGCAGGAGCTAGAGAAAATGTTGCCATCTGTACCTCCTCCCGAGCCAAAGTATCAGCTTCGCAGAACATCCTCAGCCCCAATCTGACATCTGTGTTCATTTATGGAAGCTATGTAGACATGATGCATTTTGGGATGCTCCTTTTAGTTTACTGTTAGGTGGATGAAAGCACTCGCCCAATCTCTCTCTGAGTTAACCGTCTGTTGCATCGTTGTGGCTGGTTTACTCCTTCCTATTATGGGATGTTGCTTGTATCTATTTCTGTGTCAAATCATTCACCAAAATTTCCATCACTCTTTGTACTATTTCACATTCACTAATGAGTTTTGACAGAAGTTTGGTATATAGCCTCTTTCTCTCAGCCATGGTCTAATCATCTTAAGTTTGGCTCATCGGTTCTTGTTGATAATTTGCTTATTGAGGTTCTAATTGACGTTGCTCCTGCTATTTTTGGGGTTACCCAGCAAGTATTGTGAACTCCACGCAtgatttactctctctctctctctctcacacaaacacacacacacacacacacacacacacacacacacacgggTCTCTTGGAAATTGTTATTTAGACCTTCCGAAATGTTCTTCTTGATCTTTTAGCTGTAGAATGTAATGGTTTATGGAGAATGTAATGGTTTATGGAGAAGGTGCTATAATTTGGATCCGAAATTCTAATCAAGGTTCAAGGTTACCCATTTACTAAGTTCTCCATGTTAGAATTCTCACTTTCTGATCAATAGGTTAAGATGGGTCTCCCCATATctctaggggtgagttcggttcggtccggggaggttttgtggactggACCGGAtttattcggtccagggttttcccaccctggaccggaccgaactccctcaCGACCGGTTCAgtctggttcggtccggtcGATCCATTCGGTCCATGgttgactctttttttttaatctaatgacattttgtttaatacttatgtaattatattgtgatatattcaatatatatacatatagtatactattatatatatattagtaatacgctaatactattagtctattagtaataatactataactaataactatatgtaataatagtaatagtgataactatatatgtaactatatgtaatactaataactaatactattagtctattagtactaataactatactagtactaatactataactaataactatatgtaatgatagtaatactatatgtaatactatattaaataatagtaatactcttattactaatactctatgtagttatagtgatttaatactaaaatattacatattaagctaattatactaatactattataaatttacaaatatatgatatattataatttatactataacttttataatttgttaatacattaatatatatactagtactatatatattttttttgatcagttatactagtactatatattatagttaatagttatacattaaagactatagtaatacattgatattaaatatatataattatagacttataatgatttagttattatgaatttatgattagtataattatataattgtattagtattaaactattagtaattcaatttggctatattatattagtaatattaattatgttgaatcagttagttagtataactatattctacattattagtattaatataaatattagtattagttataactatataacctatattagaattgagtcttagactatataatagactaatagtattagtacaactatataagtatattgtatagctatatattagttttaattatagtgatttgtataactatataatagtagactattagtataactatatattagtattagttatactgttatggtgatttagtatattataatttatatattatatttatactataactcttataatatattaatatatactagtactatatattatagttatatattaaataatataataatacattcatactgaatatatatataattatatttctagtgatttagctattaacttattatgattagtataactatataaattataatagtattagaccattaatatagatatatattagtaatattagttatggtgataattaaattatattaattaaagtgataaatatactatatagctatacacagtattaattatagtgattagtataactatataaattatataatagtatattagtattaatagtagactattagtataagtCACTATggctattgttgaagtattagttatagtaatttagtataactatagtttatattagactattaatattttttataccatatataattatataattaattatatacaactattatataaataatatatataaatataaatatttttttaattttctattcggTCCAGTCTGGTCcagtccggggtgaaaaacccccAGACTGGGACCGGACTGAACCCTTTCGGTCTcttaaaaattggaccggaccggaccggttccaATTTGGTCTGGTCCAAACAGGACTAGTCCGGTCGGTTTATCTGGTCCGAACCGTCTAATTCTCAGCCCTACATATCTCCCTAATGATACATGGTTCTAAACTTTAATCAAGGGACAAAGTTATCAACTAAACTAAATAATGCAGATTATGAATTTGTACTTCTttcgctgttttttttttttttttttccttttttgagtAAAATGTTACTACGTGGCACCAGGGCCAAGTTGCACTTGGATTATTGACAAGAACATACAAAGAATATCAGTGAAGAACATACAAAGAATATCAGAGTATGACATAAAGAAAGCATACCCAGGATGAAACAGCCAAGagagaattcaaataaaaattcccGTACGCGGGCCCCAAAATAGATATAAAAAAGAAGGTATTAGTGAGGAGAATTTAGAAACAAAtctcagttattttattttattttgacatgTTTTCAATTTGATCATATGCAGAGATACAAGTTTATGCCTAATTTAAGGCCGGGATTCCTGTTATGCTTTCCACCAAATTATTGACTGACATGCTGGCGTGGCGTCAACACCACTCAAGTTGAGGTGGGAAATGGAATATGTGTGAATACAGACAGCCCCAGATTTAACAACAATGATGCATTTAGGAAAAATATTCTTTGGAGTATTTCCAGTACTTAAAGCATGAAATGGTTATAGATTGCTTTCTTTCCTTGTAATATATTGCTGCTGACCAATTAGTCCCAGTCTCAAATACAATGCACGCACTGATCTACCAACACAAGAAAGAATCATTAATCATCCCAAGAATTTTATTCAACTATTCTTGAGATTTAcattcaactctctctctctctctctctctctctctctctaaccatgGCATGGCATTTACTTCTGAGCAAGAAATGGTTTGAATGTCATCAGCACCCCAATCGCCTCAACCACATTCAAAGCGAAGAAAACCATCTGGTCACCTATATTTCAACACCATTTGCAAAGGTCAGCTCACACATTTTCAGCTTAGATGAACTATTATTGTTCATTGTGCTGGTGAAATAATCACATGCATTTTTCACTCCATATATATGAGGGATGTAGAACTGTTTAAAGATTGAAATAACACACTACCGAGCGTTGTCTTGAATGCCGATGAAATAAGTTGATGCCAATTAATGAAAATCATCTCAGTAAATATGGTTTTAGATGAGTGCAGCAACATACCTGGGAGGAAAACAGCATCTTGACGCTTTTGTGTCCAAGAAAATCTACACAGTCAAAGGAAATGCAAAAGTCAGAGGTCTAGACTCTAGAGTTCCCCATAAGAGAAAATGTagcaaaaatataaaaggaTAAATACACTTTGCACCCCCAGACTACCATGGATGCAAAGGTCTACTtttctcaaatataaatatGGCAATGTACAAAACAATGTAACGCATATCATACACGTAAATTAATCCTGACTGTAGACTCCATGCTTCTTAACCATATACAAATATTTCCAAAGAAATGGATCACGGCTGTATTTCAATGGCTAGCAAAACATTTGTTCCTAGCATAATTATATCAAGAGCATTAGGGATGGCATCAATTTCAGCCAAAACCAACGTTGGCTACTTCACGGTTCACCCACAAAACTACGATTGGCAATCTTGATCTCCATTTCATGACCACATtacaaacatttttttacaattctGCATCACCAACAATATGAAATAAACGCCAAAGAAATTTAGAGGACACTCACATTGCACCACCTCCAGCTGGAGCAATTGCTTTGAATAGAGACATTGCGGTCATAGAAATACCATTAGCAGCTCCTCTTTGGTGTTGCTCCTATTGAGTTGACATAAAAATATTGTGTTTACTACCACTTCAAAATGAGGAATTACATTATGCAAAATGAGGAAAGAGGAATACCACAGCTCTATTTTGCAGAATGAACAAAGTTGTTATGATGGACACCTGCTtatgaagaaaaattagaaacttCAAAAACACATAATCTAGAAATTTGGCTATGAGTATTAGTAATAtggaaatattttatctcatcagcTAAGAAAATATTACCCTACCTTCTACTTTCATTTTTCCATTCTGGGCAACGTTATTGCTATTGCGCTCATAAATATAGCATAGCATCTAAAATACTAACAAAAACTCCTGCTAAAAAATTATCTCTTCTTCCTTTTGCATACATCTAACTCCAAAACCTAACTTGTGACTCACATAGGTTTTGACACTTATGCATTAAACAATTAGCACATGACCCACAAACATTATCCCTTCACTTGGCCACTTGGCTTGCTACACAAAGAAATACCAATATGACCAATATATCAAGAGTTTAATACCTATTTTCAAAAGTATGATACTTTCTTGAAACCAGCCAACAAAACACTAGAGAAGTGACAATGTTCGATTTTTATTGTCCATCTTCAAAGTGATAGTGATAAGAAGAAACAAACTGTGAACAATAAGATAATGTGTTGATTTAATGTAAGGATATTACAAATGCATATTTGATTTAGTACATTAATCTGTGAATATCTGAGCTATACCTTCTAGTACAAGCAACAAAAtctaattttcatatattgagTTTCAATTTATTTTCGTCAAAATTCTATCTGAATGACTTGCATCACACCTAATTAGTCCTAGAGAGACCTTCTAATACAAGTGGATTCTCATTTTCAGATAATCAAAATGTATCTCGGCATCTTCCGATCAGCCTACTGATGAAGCTTGATATTGCGGTggtgaatttttaaattaaaatgagttctTTAAGACGTATATGGACTTACAGAGAAGACATTCTTGAAAAGAGAAGCACAATTTAGCAAGATGGTGAGACTGAACCCAGATAAGAAGGTCATGAACGGGTAGCTTGCTAACAAAGGAATGGATAAAACCTGCATATGGGATTTATAAGCCCAAAATCGTGAGGAAAGACATGATTATACAGAAGTGAGGTACAGATCAAGTACAGAGATTTGAAAACTTACACCTGCAATGCGCATTATCATTGTGGGCCC includes:
- the LOC122291670 gene encoding ABSCISIC ACID-INSENSITIVE 5-like protein 2 isoform X1, producing the protein MGKETMGSQGVGDSNGKQSEFQPLVRQNSMYSLTLDEVQNQLGDLGKPLSSMNLDELLKNVWTAEANQSTVMDIEGTAQANQTVLQHQASLSLTSALSKKTVDEVWRDIQQSKNNEEKKSRERQPTLGEMTLEDFLVKAGVVAETSSEKKGAGPVVVDQNVAPQFPQQGQWMQYPPQQYQHPQQGMMGVYMPSQPIPQPLLIGAGAVMDAAYPENQVALSSPLMGTMSDPQMPGRKRGIPEDMIERTVERRQKRMIKNRESAARSRARKQAYTNELEHKVSRLEEENELLRKRKELEKMLPSVPPPEPKYQLRRTSSAPI
- the LOC122291670 gene encoding ABSCISIC ACID-INSENSITIVE 5-like protein 2 isoform X2, whose product is MGKETMGSQGVGDSNGKQSEFQPLVRQNSMYSLTLDEVQNQLGDLGKPLSSMNLDELLKNVWTAEANQSTVMDIEGTAQANQTVLQHQASLSLTSALSKKTVDEVWRDIQQSKNNEEKKSRERQPTLGEMTLEDFLVKAGVVAETSSEKKGAGPVVVDQNVAPQFPQQGQWMQYPPQQYQHPQQGMMGVYMPSQPIPQPLLIGAGAVMDAAYPENQVALSSPLMGTMSDPQMPGRKRGIPEDMIERTVERRQKRMIKNRESAARSRARKQAYTNELEHKVSRLEEENELLRKRKGHRGALAPLSLQNFEEKVYRRF